A stretch of Equus przewalskii isolate Varuska chromosome 11, EquPr2, whole genome shotgun sequence DNA encodes these proteins:
- the TCN1 gene encoding transcobalamin-1: protein MRQSHQLPLVGLLLFSLIPSQLCEICEVSKENYFRLQPLISTMISSKYTRGIQASNVLLSLRLVGIQKQDTEQRLIQQIEENVKSRSSDLTSGQVALIILALGECQNPDERFIYDNNLVSQLETKFQAEVENMGAHNCTPLTNYYQLSLDVLALCLFNGNYSIRQVAELFNPENKNYYFSGQFSVDTGAMAVLALTCVERKGQIETDGEYLNHIKKHKKSLVKKILSEKKENGLIGNKFSTGEAMQALFVSSEYYNKNEWNCQQTLDTVFKEISQGAFSIPIAAAQILPALVGKTYLDINKDSPCVSDPDFNSPTPKPTSERYTNSPSNILVHYSVKINRTYSTNVAVLNGSVFLNVMEAAREKNETIFRFTVEESSWGPYITSVQGLKANNNDRTYWQLLSEGKPLSQGVGSYVVHDGENLEVRWSTY from the exons ATGAGACAATCACACCAGCTGCCCCTAGTGGGGCTTCTGTTGTTTTCTCTTATTCCAAGCCAACTATGTGAGATCTGTG AGGTAAGCAAAGAAAACTACTTCCGTCTGCAACCTCTGATAAGCACAATGATCAGTTCAAAATATACCAGAGGAATCCAAGCTTCCAATGTCCTGTTGTCCCTCAGACTTGTTGGGATCCAGAAACAAGATACAGAACAACGGCTGATCCAACAAATCGAAGAGAATGTGAAAAGCAGAA GCTCAGATTTAACTTCAGGACAAGTTGCCTTGATTATATTGGCTTTGGGAGAATGTCAAAACCCTGATGAAAGATTTATATATGATAACAATCTGGTCAGCCAGCTGGAAACAAAATTCCAAGCAGAAGTTGAAAATATGG GAGCACACAATTGCACTCCACTGACCAACTACTACCAGCTGAGCCTGGATGTTTTGGCCTTGTGTCTGTTCAATGGAAACTACTCAATCCGCCAAGTTGCTGAACTCTTCAAtcctgaaaataaaaactattattttagtGGTCAGTTCTCAGTAG ATACTGGTGCAATGGCTGTCCTGGCTCTGACCTGTGTGGAGAGGAAAGGGCAGATTGAAACAGATGGAGAGTATTTAAATCAtatcaaaaagcataaaaagtcaCTAGTAAAAAAGATTCtgtctgagaaaaaagaaaatggtctcATTGGAAACAAATTTAGTACAGGAGAAGCTATGCAG gCTCTCTTTGTCTCATCAGAATATTACAACAAAAATGAATGGAATTGCCAACAAACTCTGGACACAGTGTTCAAAGAAATTTCTCAAGGAGCATTCAGTATTCCAATTGCTGCAGCCCAGATCTTACCTGCCCTGGTGGGAAAGACCTACTTGGATATTAACAAAGATTCTCCCTGTGTCAGTGATCCAG ATTTCAACAGTCCCACTCCTAAGCCTACATCTGAGAGATATACTAACTCACCCTCAAATATCTTAGTCCATTACTCTGTGAAAATCAATAGAACATATTCCACCAACGTCGCCGTGCTAAATGGTTCTGTCTTCCTAAATGTGATGGAAGCAGCtcgggaaaaaaatgaaactatatttCG TTTCACAGTGGAGGAGAGCTCATGGGGCCCCTACATCACCTCTGTTCAGGGCCTAAAGGCCAACAACAATGACAGAACCTACTGGCAACTTCTGAGTGAGGGCAAACCATTGAGCCAAG GAGTTGGTAGTTATGTTGTTCATGATGGAGAAAATCTGGAAGTTCGTTGGAGCACATACTAA